The DNA region aaaaagactcAAATAAGGAAAGGTTCCGGGGAAATCAACGTATCCCTGAAAGCGATAGAGAAATCCCGGCCTGCCTATCCTCGCCCATGCTGTCGATTCAAATGCCATTGATGGTTGTTACTCGACACAAAAAATTTCGCTGTGCTGTGGTCCCGTTTTCCGTATGCGATCGATCGTTTGTCCGTCGTAAAGTGGAGTAATGAACAACAACAAAGCTTTTTCTGCCTCCAAAATCCGATTGGTTGGTGGTTTTGTTTTCcggggaaaaaagaagaaagaaaaaaagagtcGAAAAAGGACAATGATGGGCACAGCCAGCGAGTCTGGCTGGCGACTGAACAAAATacctccctttccccttttttCAGGGGAAAGCATAGAGTACCGCCCGGCCAGGGTCCCGTTTCACCTCTGGCGATAATTCCATTCGTTGCAAATTCATAATTCGTAAGTTCTGTGGCCGCTAGGATTCTAATCTGAAGGATGCTCCAAGAGCGAGAAGGTGACGTGCGGAGCCTTAATGTCCTTGGCAGGGAATGTGTTCATCCGCACAGTCTGAGGCCTTCGCGGCTCGGTAGCGGGGCGGTGCCAGTCAGAGACCTTCTCGGTCATCTGACGCTCGTGGCGGTAGCGAACGAGGTCCTGGCCACCAGGAGGGGTAGTCAGGCTCATGGCTCGCTTGGGGCGAGGGGTCAGACGGATGTCGTCGTTGGTGTCACCGTCGGCTCTGCTGCCCCAGGACGTCTGTGGTCAAGTGTTAGCTTGGCTGTTCTAGAAAGGGCTTAGCTAGCACCATCCACTTACCATCTTCAGAGTCGACAAGGCGTAGAGCTTGATGATGCCGTGAGCATAGCCGAAAAGGATGGACACAGGCAGGAAGACAAGGTCGCTTGGGTTGCGGCGGAACAGACCCATGAGCTTGACGACCTTGGTGAAGCCGAAGACAAAGATGATCTGAGCCCAAAGCGCCTGCCTGCGGCTCTCCGCGTCCCACTCAGCAGTGCCCTTCCACAGtgcgaggatgatgaggggGTCGAAAAGAAAAGCCAAGGAGGTGAAGGTCGCAATGTGGAGAGCGTAAGTGCACCAGGGCTGTTGACTGTTTTTGTCAAACGTTAGTATTTCGAAGACGCGTACTAGTCAGGCGCAAAGTGGCGCAGAACGTTAGGTTGGATTACTCACGTGAGAACGTATCGCTCTCGGACAAGGCTGGTCCAGTTGCTGCGCCAGTTGCTACGAGCCCATCGAGAGCATTGGTAGAGGAACTTGGTGCTGTTCTCCAGGGTGGTCTCTAGCTCACATTCCTTCTCATACTGGATCCAAGTTTTCCACTGATGGCTGACAAGCCAGCGGGTGACGaagttgtcgtcgtcggcgttgaggatGTACTTGCCCCACTTCTCGGTCTTGAAACCCTCGAGGAAGTCGTGGCTGGAGAGAATCTCAGATCGGTAGGCGCCGGTTCTACCCGACATGCAAGAAGTGCCGCCATCGATGTTGTGAGTGGCAGAGATCTCAAAGTTGCGTCTCTCGATGTAAGCGGCACCCAGCCAGTTGAAGATTCGGGTGGACATCGGGCCCTCCCAGACGCGCTTGACTCTCTGGCAagtgccgacgccgccaatCTTGGGGTCCTCAAAGGGAGCGAGAATCCAGGGCATCAGAGTCGACGGCCAAGTGACATCATCGTCAGCCATGATGGTGATCTTGGTGGTAACCTTGGGCAAGGCCTCGCAGACCTGAAGACGTTTGTTGGCGATCGGGGTGGAGTAGACCTGGACATTGGGATGGGGGAGGCTTCTAGCAAGCTTCTCCAGGGCGGCATGCTTCTCAGTGGTGGTGACGAGCATCAAGACGCGGGGTTTGCAGGTGATGATGCTGAGCAGAGAAGGACGAAGCTCCTCGAAGACATTGTGGATGGTGGGAATGATGACAGTCACGTCATCGGAAGTGAAGGTCGGCTTAGCGGGGATGGGCTTGGACTTGTAAGCCCAGTGGCTGACACAGTGAACGAAAAGGCGCGTGTATCGATGAAGCCTGGCCAGGAATATCAGATATTGCGCTCACAAAGAGTGTAAAATATCAAAAATAGTAAAACCCCTccacctttttttttctttctttttttgaaAAATGGCAGTGGTAGGTATCCCAataaaagaaagaagaaaataaTGGCTTACCAAAGAGCGATGAAGAGGTACATCCAGGCGCTGGTAGACCAGCCAAAGCCGATATTGGGCCAGAAGAGATCCATGACGGCCACCATAGTGATGGGTTTCTGCAGGTTGTATGTTTTTGTGTGAAGTTTGTGAGGTTCCGAAGCAGGAATCGTGATATGttgcgaaggggggggggggggggggggggggcagacTAGGGAACCCAACGAGACCTCGATGGGGAAATTCGTGGGCAAATTtgttggtgctggtgctggtgagGAGGGTTGAAAGACGAGGTTGGTTGGGTCTGGAGAAGAAAAGATTCTTTAAGATCCAAGGTGGCAAGCGAGCTGCAGGTCCTTCTTTAGCGTGCCTTCCTTTCTTGCGAACAAGTCGTCCTGGTGAATTTCTCTAGGAGCCTTGCAGCTTCCTCGTGTCGCCCTCGACAAATAAGTGTTGCTTGATTCCAGATGAAACCGGTCCACTTTGGCTCGAGTACGGAGGCAACTTTCGGTAGTCTCAAGACGGTACCTCCCCCTAAAAAGGTCAAGTAGAAGTGAGAGATCTGGACGGTGTCGCCAACAGCCGCTATATGTTACCCTCAAGGTATTACGCTTGTAGGCCACCAGCAGTGTAGGATGTCTGTCGAGATTCCCAGGGCAAGTCGTGGACTCGAAGACTCGAATGTCTGTAAGTGTGTCGTCGTGCAGCTTTCTAAGCCTCAACTTCATGCACttcctgtctctctctctctcaaagTCGCTTCTTTCTGTCTGTCTAGAAGGACCCTAACGATCGAGGTCGTGGACCGGGCAGTCAGAGCGCCTTGTCTgcgtccgtcgtcgtctgtgGTATCAAAGAGTGACACGGGCAAGAGGGGGGGACCAACACCCAGGCCGCGTGTGTGGGATGTTGGAAGAAGATTCGAGGGGGGGAgcagggagagagggggaaggcTCAAACAAAGTATTATACAGCGAGGAAAGACGGCAATGGGAACTCAAGCCATTGAGCGGACCAATTGGTCTTTTTAAAAACAAAAGTGACCCAAGAGAAGAAGTGATGATGAGGTCGTCCGAGGCGGGCAGAGTCGTCCTGGGGCGAGGGACAAGGATATATACGTAGCCAGCTATGGTGGAGGGCAAGCAGgcaggtaggcaggcaggcatGCATGGGTTGTTTAGTTTAGAGATGCGCCCATGCATCGAGACGCCATGGTGGGTGGTCCCATCTAAACAAGGTCAAAGTACTCGTTGGGTATGGCATGGATGGGGACGTGTCTGTTGCTATGTAATGGATGGAAGGTCTTTGCTTGACCCGTCCAAGATTGTGGTGTAAAGAAGGCACGCcgacggacggacgggtcTTGAAGGTACTTCGTCTAAACTGGCACCTGCTTGCTCGTTCAGTGTGCTTTCTTAGCTACACCACACTCTCGCAGATACACATGCATCACGTTCATCTGTAAGGGTATTGGGGCAGACGAGGGGCGGGGGATAGAGGGGGGTGGATGGCGGTTGTATCGGggtcgaagaagaggagggggcgTGTGGAGTATGGGAGTGTGGGCGTgtcggcggcatgggcgtgggtgtgtgtgccaGTTGTAGAATGGGGAAAAATaggatgaagaggagaaaGGACAAAAAGATGACAAGCAAAGAGGCGTTGAATCGATACCTCCTACATATACCCCAGCCATGGCATGGCTCCAGGAGTACAAAAGGAGTACTTGCGCGTACTTGGGGGGTCAGACTCCACCGGCGCGACCCAagtatctctctctctgtgcgGGTGTGCATCTTCTCGCTCTTCATCTTTCGCCCACCACTCTCAGTTGCTTCTGCCGCCCGCTGTTGCGCCTACACTACACAGTACACACGCCTGCGTCTGCTGCCTCTTGTCTCTAACACGGGCTGGATTGACAACCGGCTGGGCATGGGACGGGGGCCCCTGTGGGTGTGGATGGGGTCCAGAGGCTGGCTTTTGGTGGCTCCGTGTTGGGACGACGCTTCTTTAGCAAGCAGTCAGATGCATGGCCTGCTGTGGCCCATGGGCCGAGAGGCAGATCAATCAGTGTCTTCTGTGGATGCATCGCATCGACCTGGCATCAGCACTTGCGACGAATAGCGCCGCAATATCTTCTCGCAGTCGCATCGACTCGTCCCCCAACTCAATGCGCCGTCGATTGTCGATAGAGGACAGGTCGACAATATGGATTTCAAAAAGGCTCGGGTAGGGAGGGGGGCCTCTGTTGCCCTGCTCTCCACTTCCCTTATTTCCTGACTGATTCCGGGTTTCTTGTGCGATACGGTCCATGATGGATGGTCAAGGTCCCCTCCGACCTCGACCCTTGGACCGAAACGACTAAGCAGTCAGTCAGAGGCGGCTGGAGACACGGACACTGGTCGCCTGCCcgctcctctctctcctcttcttggcccCATTGCACTATGGACGGCGACTGGGGAAACGCGAATCACAGGGCGGAGACGATCTGATCTGGTGGAGAGGGGAGTGAAACGACCGCAGCTTGTGGAGGCTGTAGGGAGGGTACGGCTTGAAGAACAGCATACATACCTAGtagagagaagagaggaggaggaggagtacaAACGCACAAGCCTAAGAGGCGACAAGAAGCGGCAAGAGAGGCTAGCACATTTCTTCCCTTTGGATGGATAATACTTGCAAGAGCCTAGTGTAGCGCGCGAATAACGCCATACCCTGCGCGCGCTAGGGAgggtcttttttttttgtgcCTTGGTTGGCCAACCCTTCTCCATTATCCATGGTTGAGCGGCTAGTTGATGTGGGAAATGGCAGCACGGCGAGATTTGGAGATCCACTGCTCGGGTGGGCAGATTCCATCATTCGTTTGAGTACGACCGGCCATCTGCACATCCAGAGACAAAAGGTGGGGAGCATTAGATGCAGGTCTGGGGGGCTGCTGGCGACTGGGACCAGGTGCAAAGAGAGAGCTTTCCGTCAGTGGTCTTGGCCTGAAGAGTCG from Colletotrichum higginsianum IMI 349063 chromosome 4, whole genome shotgun sequence includes:
- a CDS encoding Glycosyltransferase family 2, with amino-acid sequence MVAVMDLFWPNIGFGWSTSAWMYLFIALWLHRYTRLFVHCVSHWAYKSKPIPAKPTFTSDDVTVIIPTIHNVFEELRPSLLSIITCKPRVLMLVTTTEKHAALEKLARSLPHPNVQVYSTPIANKRLQVCEALPKVTTKITIMADDDVTWPSTLMPWILAPFEDPKIGGVGTCQRVKRVWEGPMSTRIFNWLGAAYIERRNFEISATHNIDGGTSCMSGRTGAYRSEILSSHDFLEGFKTEKWGKYILNADDDNFVTRWLVSHQWKTWIQYEKECELETTLENSTKFLYQCSRWARSNWRSNWTSLVRERYVLTQQPWCTYALHIATFTSLAFLFDPLIILALWKGTAEWDAESRRQALWAQIIFVFGFTKVVKLMGLFRRNPSDLVFLPVSILFGYAHGIIKLYALSTLKMTSWGSRADGDTNDDIRLTPRPKRAMSLTTPPGGQDLVRYRHERQMTEKVSDWHRPATEPRRPQTVRMNTFPAKDIKAPHVTFSLLEHPSD